In the Leifsonia sp. 466MF genome, one interval contains:
- a CDS encoding malate dehydrogenase, which translates to MSASTPPVNVTVTGAGGQIGYALLFRIASGQLLGRETPVHLRLLEIPAGLRAAEGTALELEDGAYPLLRGIDVTDDARAAFDGVNVALLVGARPRGPGMERSDLLEANGAIFGPQGEAINAGAADDVRVLVVGNPANTNALIASAHAPDVPAERFTAMTRLDHNRAVAQLARHLHVPVRSIDGVIVWGNHSASQYPDVTHATVDGRPATELVDERWLTDEYIPRVAKRGAEIIDVRGSSSAASAASAAIDHIHDWVNGTGDRWTSAAIVSDGSYGVPEGLVSSFPVRSVDGEWRIVPGLAIDAFSRERIDASVAELVAERDAVTALGLL; encoded by the coding sequence GTGAGCGCATCCACACCCCCAGTGAACGTGACCGTGACCGGGGCGGGCGGGCAGATCGGCTACGCGCTGCTGTTCCGCATCGCCTCCGGGCAGCTCCTCGGGCGGGAGACGCCCGTGCACCTGCGGCTGCTCGAGATCCCCGCGGGGTTGCGGGCCGCCGAGGGGACCGCCCTCGAACTGGAGGACGGCGCTTACCCGCTGCTGCGCGGCATCGACGTGACCGATGACGCGCGCGCGGCCTTCGACGGCGTGAACGTCGCGCTGCTCGTCGGCGCGCGCCCGCGGGGGCCGGGGATGGAGCGCAGCGACCTGCTCGAAGCCAACGGCGCCATCTTCGGCCCGCAGGGCGAGGCGATCAACGCCGGGGCGGCGGACGATGTTCGCGTGCTCGTCGTAGGCAACCCGGCCAACACCAACGCGCTCATCGCGAGCGCGCATGCTCCCGATGTGCCGGCGGAGCGCTTCACCGCGATGACGCGGCTCGATCACAACCGTGCCGTCGCGCAACTCGCGCGGCACCTGCACGTGCCCGTCCGCTCGATCGACGGCGTCATCGTGTGGGGCAACCACTCGGCCAGCCAGTACCCGGACGTCACGCACGCGACCGTCGACGGGCGGCCGGCCACCGAGCTCGTCGACGAGCGCTGGCTCACCGACGAGTACATCCCCCGGGTCGCCAAGCGCGGCGCCGAGATCATCGACGTGCGCGGTTCGTCGTCGGCGGCGTCGGCCGCGAGCGCGGCGATCGACCACATCCACGACTGGGTCAACGGCACCGGAGACCGCTGGACCAGCGCTGCCATCGTCTCCGACGGCTCCTACGGGGTGCCCGAGGGGCTGGTGTCGTCCTTCCCGGTGCGGTCGGTCGACGGCGAGTGGCGGATCGTGCCCGGCCTCGCGATCGACGCGTTCTCGCGCGAGCGGATCGACGCCTCCGTCGCCGAGCTCGTCGCCGAGCGCGACGCCGTCACCGCCCTCGGCCTCCTCTGA